A stretch of Zootoca vivipara chromosome 13, rZooViv1.1, whole genome shotgun sequence DNA encodes these proteins:
- the LOC118094266 gene encoding histone H2B 1/2/3/4/6-like, whose protein sequence is MPDPAKSVPVPKKGSKKAITKTQKKGDKKRKKSRKESYSIYVYKVLKQVHPDTGISSKAMSIMNSFVSDIFERIAAESSRLAHYNKRSTITSREIQTAVRLLLPGELAKHAVSEGTKAVTKYTSSK, encoded by the coding sequence ATGCCTGATCCTGCGAAGTCCGTTCCCGTGCCTAAGAAAGGGTCGAAGAAGGCCATCACCAAGACCCAGAAGAAGGGCGACAAGAAGCGTAAGAAGAGCAGGAAGGAGAGCTACTCCATCTATGTCTATAAGGTCCTCAAGCAGGTCCACCCGGACACGGGGATCTCCTCCAAGGCCATGAGCATCATGAATTCCTTCGTCAGCGATATCTTCGAGCGCATCGCTGCGGAGTCTTCCCGCCTGGCCCATTACAACAAGCGATCCACTATCACTTCCCGGGAGATCCAGACTGCTGTGCGCCTGCTGCTGCCTGGAGAGTTGGCTAAGCACGCCGTGTCGGAGGGCACCAAGGCTGTCACCAAGTACACCAGCTCCAAGTAA
- the LOC118094264 gene encoding histone H4 yields the protein MSGRGKGGKGLGKGGAKRHRKVLRDNIQGITKPAIRRLARRGGVKRISGLIYEETRGVLKVFLENVIRDAVTYTEHAKRKTVTAMDVVYALKRQGRTLYGFGG from the coding sequence ATGTCTGGCCGTGGTAAAGGTGGCAAGGGCTTGGGCAAAGGGGGTGCCAAAAGGCATAGGAAGGTCCTTCGTGATAACATCCAGGGGATCACTAAGCCTGCTATTCGGCGGCTGGCTCGCCGCGGAGGAGTGAAGCGCATTTCTGGGCTGATCTACGAGGAGACTCGCGGTGTGCTAAAGGTGTTTCTGGAGAACGTGATCCGTGATGCCGTAACTTACACGGAGCACGCGAAAAGGAAGACCGTAACTGCTATGGATGTGGTGTATGCCTTGAAGCGCCAAGGTCGTACTTTGTATGGATTTGGCGGCTAA
- the LOC118094262 gene encoding histone H2B 1/2/3/4/6-like, whose product MPEPAKSVPVPKKGSKKAITKTQKKGDKKRKKSRKESYSIYVYKVLKQVHPDTGISSKAMSIMNSFVSDIFERIAAESSRLAHYNKRSTITSREIQTAVRLLLPGELAKHAVSEGTKAVTKYTSSK is encoded by the coding sequence ATGCCTGAGCCAGCGAAGTCCGTTCCCGTGCCTAAGAAAGGGTCGAAGAAGGCCATCACCAAGACCCAGAAGAAGGGCGACAAGAAGCGCAAGAAGAGCAGGAAGGAGAGCTACTCCATCTATGTCTATAAGGTCCTCAAGCAGGTCCACCCGGACACGGGGATCTCCTCCAAGGCCATGAGCATCATGAATTCCTTCGTCAGCGATATCTTCGAGCGCATCGCTGCGGAGTCTTCCCGCCTGGCCCATTACAACAAGCGATCCACTATCACTTCCCGGGAGATCCAGACTGCTGTGCGCCTGCTGCTGCCTGGAGAGTTGGCCAAGCATGCTGTGTCGGAGGGCACCAAGGCCGTCACCAAGTACACCAGCTCCAAGTAA